The window TTATCACATTTGTTCTTACCCACCCTTTATTGTAGTCaaaatgtatgtgtacaGGGAAATATGAATTAGAAGACCACCTGTTGCGTAgctttcttcctcctgtgTGAACTCAGACATGTCCACCTATCTAACGCTTCTTCACTACCACCCTATGTAGGCTTTACAAAACACAACTCTGCTCCTTCTACGCGAAGGGAATTTGCGCTAGAGGAAATAAGTGCAGCTGGGCTCATGGTGAGTTGGACGTTAGACCCATGCCAAAATTTTACAAGGTAAAAGATTGGTGAGGACGATTCACTCCTTATCCCGTCGTTTGTTGTCGTGGAAACGTCACCATTGCTTCCATCACGTTTATCACATTTATCACgttcatcattttccttttatttttgcttccCCCCTGGCAGACAAGAATGTGCTATACATTTCTATCAGGAAGTTATTGCGAAGCGTCCAAGTGTACATTTGCACACACAGAGGAAGAACTGCGAGGATCTGGAAAGGCCCTTCGATTATGCACCAAGTACTTTTTGGATggttagtttttttttttttttttcccctctttttatgtaaactggtataattttatttgtatTATATTTCTGTGTTTTTCAAATCGAATTTCCCCCACTCGCTCCTCTTCATATGTGTTTTCGTGTACCGTTGTGTGCTTATTGATGTTTCGCATGAGGCTTGCGCTCACTGCTTCTCGTTGTTCCTCTCCGAAGGATACTGCGCCAAAGCAGACAAATGTCCAATGGCCCACAACATAAACCAACTGGACCCCTCCGTGAAGTTCTCTAGTACTGAATTAATGAACAGAATGTACAATGATGAAGTGGACGATGAAGGAGAGGAGCCCAATTTTTACCAACGGAAATCGAATAAGAAGAGGGACGAAAGTGGAAGCAACAAGGGAGACAATTGCAGTGCTAACATTAACGGAGGAGATCCCCACAAAGTGCGAAACAATATATACAACGTGAAGGACAAGGAGGATATTTCCCCTGATGACAATAGAAATCGTTATGCAGTAATAAGCCATTTAGAACAAGTGGAAAAGGATGCACAGTGTTTCCACAGAAacacttttaattttttaaaaaatcacGGGAAGAAGACGTACAGTGAGTATCTGCTCGGGGAGAGTGGGGAGATCGGTATGTCCCGAGTGGGTCATCATGAACACGAACCCATGTGACACTTTTCCTGGGGGTTCTTCCGTTGCTACAAATTCGCATACTTAATGCATTGCCGTTTACAGTGCCTGCTGCATCACTCATGGAATTCCGTCTTACCTCTTTCCCCGCAGAGAGAGATGCCCAAAAAAGCAGAGGCGCGAAGGGAAACAGCTTTTCCAATATGAATTTTACCCCCAATGGAGGGTTCGATCAGAATGAAGATGTTGCAAAAGCCAGAGAGAGCGTATCATACAGAGAGTTCACCTATGATGCTAATAGTTTTGGACGTGAAGGTGAAGGTGTGCCCGCGAAGTACTTTGCATATAGACTGAACGGCGTGGGCGCGATGAACGGAGACCACCTAGGCAAAGCAAATATATCCAGTGAGAACCAGGAAAATGGATTTTCCCCCACAGAAAATGTGTTCCTCCCTAGTAGGGATGattttgtttgcaatttTGGGACCATGAACAAGTTGGATAAAGGAAATGTGCACTCGAGCATGGGATCAAACATGGGATCAAACATGGGCTCAAATATCATCCACAACATGAACTCCAATTTGAAAATTGACATGCTGAACGGAATGGAGAGATATAAGAATCTGAACTTACAGGCAGAAAACTATTTTTTCaacaatataaaaaagaaggagtatCCGGAGAATTCCCTTTTCGACTCCAATACGACTACATATGAACAGGTGAAGAATGGATCAAATTTCTACAGCGACAATATGGCGTATTTGAATAGGACTAAGGAGAATATAGACAACTGTGATGATCTAGGATTGCGTTTTAACTACAACGGTTGCCCTGCCGTTCAGGAGGATGTTGGTCATGGGAGCGGATTTCACGATGTGGCCAATTCACATAACGTGAATGATGCCGGTGATTCGATCTGCTTCAGCCAGGAAGACAGCTTTAACCGTTTCAGGCTTGAGACCCTGATCCAGAATATGGACAACCTGAGTATTGCCAAGAAGCAGATGCCCACGTGCCCTCTaatggaagaaataaatgggGAAGGAGCCTCTGACGATCAGCCGAAGGAACTAAAAGACACCAAGGAGGGAGAAATGACTTCCGAAGGAGATATCTACACCGGGGAAAATATCAACTCGGAGTATAACCATTCGCATGAGGACTACCCCGAGGACAACAAAGCGGTCCTAATAAAATCGAAGGATCTTCACTCTGAGGGAGAGCAAATGTACAAAGGCGCCTCCTTATCGAAAAATATAGCAAAtaatgaatttaaaaaacttaTTTTAAGTGACAAAAACACCAACcatggaaaagaagaaaatggctACTATGGGAAATGCCACAGCGGAGTTGGGGTAAGTGCGACAAATGGAGCAAATGGATTTGTTGGGGGAGGCAGGTATGCCGACTTGACTTCGAATGAACTAACCAACCTCTGCAACCCGAAGAACGTCCAAACGAAGATGACCAATTTGTACAGTCATCAGAATAATGGAGCCCCAAACAATAGCCTCGGAAATGTTAGCAGCGCCCACGACCAAAGGAAGGACGCCCACTACAAGTTAAGTAACCTTTATAGAAAACTAAATTCGCAGAAGAACATGACCGGAGTGAAGACTTCACAAAAGGAAAGTAGCAACTGCAACTTGCCCGATGTGTTTAATGACCAACACTACGCCAGTGCAAATGTGTTTCCTTCACAAGGAGgagttggagaaaaaactgaaaattATGATACTCAGGcaaagaagaatttttttaactacaTAAATAACTTCATAGAGGGAGGTACGACTGCAAGTAGACcaataaaaatggacaaggACAGAGTCATCGAAAACGAGATAGGTGCCCGTGTGACTGTAGATAGTATGTTCCTAACAAATGGAAGTGAAATCCCGCGTGGAAGTTGTGATAGTCGTGATAGTCTCGGTAAGGACACACTGATGAAGAACATTCTGATGGGCAAGACAAACATGTACTGCAGCCCCAATTCCAATGGCGTcaatgaagatgaagaaggcataaaaaatagaagcaGTTACAATTcaagggaaaggaatatCACGAAGGGTGATTCAGAAGGGGAACTGAGCCGAACGGAGGATctacaaaaaatgataatgaaCGGATATTCCAATGGTATTGGTAGCTATAACATGggtgacttttttttcttgaaaaatgATGGAGACCACCTAAATGGCTTGACTCATCCTCATGGGGAAAATATTCCACAGGGTATAACGGACAGTTTTGCAGATAACATGAATTTGGTTGATATGGCTGAGGTGAACTACGGTAGTATGAGTCCCTCCAAGGTGGGGTTCACTAGGCgaacacaagaaaaaaacgtgGGTGCAGAAGGTGGCTTGCTGAATGGGGGAAGCCATAATGGAGGGTGCGGACGAGGGACCCAAGGAGAGAACCAAAATCAAGGCTATCGCAATGATAATTGTCATGCGGAACACCCACATGTAGGCATGTACAGCTACGCCAACCATCTGATGGAAACACACACAAGCAACTCACCCCTGAACCAACACATAGATTCATACGAAAAGGCCTACAAGAGTGATGAGAGCTTCACCAACTATGTGCACAACAGTGGTAGGGAAGTGGCAAAAAACAATTTAGTGATGAAAAATGGGAGACGAGGAGAGAATGATGAGAACTTTTCAGACGGCAGTATCCaggatattaaaaaaaatacacgcaGTTACAACCCCCTGACGTATAGGTTCAGCGGGCTCTGCGAATGCTTAGCCAgaggggaggaagaattgGAGAACGCAGAGGAATATGAAGAAGTGGACGAGGAGAAAAGTtctgaggaggaaaaagtggTGAAAGAGGAGCGGGAGGAGTAGAAGACTAacaagcggaaaaaatatagtaCGCCTTCCACGCAGAAACAGCGGATGGAACAAAGGCAGTGCAACTGTTGTCGCCCCCTCCCCCGATTTGCAGGGAAATGTAGGTGAATATGAAAAGTGAAGTGTTCAGAAAAATGTAGTTTCCGAAGGATGATGAGATCAACACGAACGAATTCTGCGCAGtagcttttaaaaaaaaaaaaaaaaaaaaaaaaaacgagcagTGCTTTTCCTGCTAGCATGTCTTTCATTTCATCTCCCAATATGTGTATGCCTTCCCAATTGAGTCCAGCACGGAAGGAAAGTTGTTCCCTCCGTTTCTTTTCCAAAGGCGTACCCTCCATATGAAAGtattgttttttccttctttttttttttttttttttttttttttgcagtaaATATCCATTCGGTGGAGCGGAATGCGTCTTACCTGTTTAGGCACACCCATCACAGGACATGTGTTGTATATTTCACGACATGAAGAATGAGTCCCTGATTTTTGTTGTCCTTCGATTGGGCgccacattttttatttgcgcGCTTGTTCAGTTAACTTGTACAATGGTCagttttccaattttttttttttttacgtaaaattaattttttttttaaaagttcatctcttttttttttttttccgtcctttttttcattcttcccaTAGGATATGCTCTTTTTTAAACGTTGCGCAAATTCATGACCTTTTTAATAGAGCTCGACATTTTGTTCACTTGTTTGTTTTCGCCTgtatcatcttttttttttttttttttttttttttaacacacaACTGGGGGGTTCAACATGGTTACACACTGCCTTTGTTCATTTCTCATACATTCCCGCTGTGAGGAAATACCAACGTCCATGCAGATCTGAATTTTTGgtgtatcatttttttatcgtttCCATGGGCAGGTTTAGCTTATGTATGCGCGATAATTATCCTCTGTTTGCTTGACCGCGTGGTTCTTtgcgtgtattttttttttttttttttctttttcttccttcctcgcGTTGCCAACGGTagtaataatgaaaaaaggcgaaataaaaatgcaacaCGTAAGAACACGCCACAATACATTTTATAAGAAGCGTTGTctgcacaaagaaaaaaaaaaaagtgccccATAATCCGCAACGTAAAAcggccgaaaaaaaaaaaaaaaaaaaaaaaaaaaaaaaaaaagtaccaaATCATCCGGTTCCCCAAAATACCTCTTCCCTTGATGGCAGTTGCACGTGCAAGGTTAGGAGAATTCCTATTTCGCTCACTGCatgaatatttattttattttattttatttttcgtgttTTCCAATTACATTATATCACAGTTTGTAAAGTAGCGCAGAGGAAAGGCCAAAGGAGGGGCCGCTTTGTAAGGACCAAAAGGAATGACAAATTAAATGTCGACACAGGGGGGGTTGTGCATATGCACGTGTTGCATTACTTTTATGtgcttctattttttttcttcttcctcttttttttgtttctttcttttcccgttctgattttccccctttgtcCATTTCGTTGCACACGTTCCCCTCGTCTTCCTCGAAAAACTGAGCAAGAAGGGACACCtcaagggggggagggtgAACATACCTTTACATCAGTTAAGGTACTTAGCAGTCACCCCCGGCGTGGTAGAACAGAATGCGTAACTTTACGAGGATCCTGCTTTGCCGCTCCCCTTCCGGGAAATGCCTGAGCAAAAGCGCCCACCTCGGGGGAAATCACCCATTCCGCTTTAAAAAGGCACACATAAAAACACTGCATAATTTCCTGGATGTCCTAGAATTCgaagaggggaaggaagacgATACGGAGTACAGACGAATCGATGAGCTAAGCAAATACATTGAAGTTGTCAAAATTAAGGACAGCCCAATTAACGAAAGTAAGTATTATGGATACAATTtcgaaaatgaagataatttttttcatcccaaTGGAGAATTGAAAAActtacctgaacaggtcaggcaaAATGAAGTAGAACGAATAAAGGAGTACATACATATTCCCCCATTCGTTTTAACGAAATTATGCGAATATGCATTTAGGgaaattctattttttctaaataaaaaacatttgAAGCAATTGAGCAATATATTGAAGGATGGAGAGTCCAGCAAGAACGACAAGTATGTCGCCATGactttaattaaaaatgcaGTGATCAGCGCTGAGCAGAACTTGCCTGGGTGTCAGGACACGGGGACAGCTATCATTTTGGGGAAAAAGGACGAGGAAATATTAACCACTTACGAGCACAAGTATTTGAACTTAGGCGTTTACAATGCCTATCGGAATAATAATTTTCGGTACAGCCAGCTGTCTCCTCTCAGTATGTTCAGCgaggaaaatacaaaaaacaACTTGCCTTGCCAGATCGAGATTTACAGCTCCGTGCGCGGGGCGAAGGCACATGGTGTGAAGACACCACCGGGGGTGCAGTTGTCTGCCTCGTCTACTGCTCCCATCGATTCATCCCCCAAGTACGAACTGATATTCATCGCCAAGGGCGGCGGGAGCGCAAACAAAACCTTCCTCTTCCAACAAACCAAGAGCATCCTGAATGAAGACAAGCTTTACGATTTTCTCCTcgagaaaattaaagaaatcGGAACCTCCGCATGCCCCCCATATCATTTGGCAGTAGTCATTGGAGGGCTTTCTGCAGAGATGAATTTGAAAGTGGTTAAATTAGCATCTTGCAGATATTTGGATAATTTGAagaaggaggggggaggaTATGGAAAGGCATTCCGAGACACCAAGAgtgaggagattattttggaGAAGGCACAGGCGCTAGGTATAGGTGCTCAATTTGGGGGGAAGTACTTTGTGCATGATGTGAGAGTGATCCGTCTACCAAGACATTCCGCTTCTTGTCCCATTGGCATTGGTGTTTCTTGCTCAGCTGACAGACAAATAAAATGCTTGATTAATCGAGAAGGGGTATTCATGGAGGCTCTGGAACACGATCCCATTAAATACCTCCCAGAAATTACTTACAATGATTTGAAGCAGATCGGAGGGGTTGCCACGCGCACTGGGGGCGATGATCACGCAAAAAACGAAACAGGGGAAGGCCTACCTGGGGAAGGAGGCGTACCCATCAACCTTAATCAGCCCATGGAAAGCATCCTCAAATGTCTATCCGAACATCCCGTGTCTACGCTGCTGCTCCTATCTGGCAAGTTAATAGTCGCCAGGGACACAGCTCATAAAAGAATAGTGGATGACTTTGTCATGCGCGGAATACCCATCCCAgagtattttaaaaagtttcCAATTTATTATGCAGGCCCAGCCAAAACTCCGGATAACTATGCCAGTGGATCATTTGGACCTACCACAGCTGGTCGTATGGACGCCTATGCTGAAGTGCTTATGAAAAATGGGGCTTCCTTAATTTCACTGGCCAAAGGGAATAGGTCGTCCGTTGTACGGAGCGCATGTAAAAAGTACCATGGGTTCTACTTAGGTAGTATAGGTGGCCCTGGTGCCATTTTggcgaagaaaaatataaagaaagtAGAGGTGATTGACTTTGCAGAGCTCGGAATGGAGGCTGTGCACCTCATCGACGTGGTCGACTTCCCCGCCTTCATCGTCATAGACGACAAGGGAAACGATTTTTACAACAAGTGGATTCCCCTGTAAAGGGAAGGGCACAATAGCGCAACGCAGCTGAGTTCAGCCGTGATAAAACCTGTATGGGACAACTTTCAATTATGGCGATGCATCAGGGTGAAGTTTTTCTGATTTCCCCCTCCCACGGTTTTTCTACCTGATGTCTACGTTTGCGCAGATTCTTCAGTCAGGGAGGCCGTAAGATAGATCCGCCTCACATTTttcggaatttttttttatttatttattttttttttgcatgctaATTTTCGTGTATTTCACTAGGAGTGGTCCACCCGTGTGACAACGGTGTGACAACGGTGTGACCACGGTGTGACGACGGtgtgacaattttttctgtgcaaATCGACTTGTTGCTACTGCTTCATCGAAGGAGCGCTGGTCTTCCCCGCATTTGACACCCATTTAGGGGGAGGATTGGTTTTATTTCGTATATCCTGTGAACTGTGTCTGGTAGATGATAGGCCTCTTCTGATTTTAACGACCTGCTTTTTGGCGATCTGTGTGggggttgttgtggttgatACTGATGGGTTAACACTTGACTGGATTCCCTTCTTTGGGGGGGCAGCCTTGGGGGGATCTCTTTggcctactttacccttcgAGTCGGTTTTATTTGCAATTTCGATGAAGATTTTACCACCTGTTGGATTGAGGTGAATCGGCGCGCTGCTTACGCCGGCGTACGGGCCAGCGGTTTTGGAAACCTTCCTCACTGCTGATGGGCGTCCTCTCAGAGGGgtacttttctttcccctagCACCTCCACCAGATCTGGTAGATCCGCTAACTCCCCCATCGATGTTGTACCGATTGTTCCTCTTGATGAGAATTCCTGTGTACTCCTCTCTGTTGCTCCTATTTTCCATAAGCAGTTTAACTGTCTTCACGTGGTCTATCACGAATTTGTAGAAATCGTAACATAGTATCCTTCTTTGTATGATCCTATTGGTGTGTTCCTCCGTTTGTTGCGTTAGTCCATCCATAGACACATCAGTCCGTTTTTTCTCATGAAAGAAATAGCAATTATTTTTGATGCACCCATTTTTTATAGGTATGAGTTGGTCTCGTTCGTGTGTGTAACTGTCTTCCCGCGGTTGGTTCTCCCCGCCCATAGGGATGTGGGTCTTCTCCCAGAAGGTGCACACATAATTTCTATCTCCCTCCTTTGTCATGGTATGTAAAGTTTTCAAAACATTCAAAAGCATCAATCGTATGTGCCCTAAACATTTGACATATGAATTTGGGGATAGATAATTTATCTTGGTTTCGGAAATGCACTTGCGTAGGTCATCGTAGTAGGGTTCCTCCTCTTCGGCCATGTGTGGGGgcgttgttgttgttgttgatGGCTGCGCGTGGCAAGTGCCCCAGGCGAACAGCCGCTTTAAGTTGGAAAACAGACAGATGATCAGCTGAATGATCACAGAAGCATCGTAGCATAGGAGGAGATCAAAGGAATTCCTCTGCATCTGATAAACCAATTCAATGATTTTTTTGGTTTCTCCAAGTAGGAGATAATTACATATTAGAAATATGTTGGGGTACATGTCTTCTTGGTTGATGCGATACATCAGGTTGGACAGATGGAGGATATGATGAGATTGCTccgtttttctctccttaTGATGTTGCTGTTGTTTGTGTTCTCCGTGCTGTCTGTGATATTGATGTACTTTTTCGTAATCCTCCTCATGCTCGTTGCGAAACTGGTAACTGTACATGTCGCTACTCATGTATAGGCTACTTTCCTTCGTTGCCGAATAACACTTGattaattttacttttttttttttttcgttttgtgTAGATTTCTTCCTGGTAGAGGAGGAGTAGAAACCCTCCACAAAATCGAATAAGTGCTTGtccatatataaaaagaagtaCGTTAGGAAGGATGTATTTACGTTGAAATTGATGTGTGGTGGGTATTGGAAGAGAGCCTTCTCTTCACTGAACATCATTGTCTGCTCGGCTCCCCTCTGTAAGATGTCATTCATGTAGTCGCTCATCTTCTTGTGTATTTCTACGCTGtccgtttttttcctgtacCCCTTGGTTCTGTTCAATGAGATGAAGCGCTCGCACTCGGTGACTATCTGCGGTAGACAGGCGGGGTGGTTTATAACATATAGTTGTGCCCTCAGGGAatcacacacaaaaaaaaaaaaaaataataaataattcaaacaaaaatgataacacATACATAAGTGGCAACACAAAGGACAACAAAATTGCTAGTCAATTGTTCACACACCTTCTTGAGCCACTTATTCAAAGCTAGCAGGACGAAGAGGTACATGTTCTCTTGCGCAACCGACTCCGTCCTCTCGAACTCCTCAATAATCTTCCACAGAAACTGGGGTACATCGTTGACTATGCTCTTGGCTTTGTTCAGAAATTTATTTACAATTAATACCTCCTTCAGTTTATGAGATTCTTGAAAGATGTGATTTTCACTTACAATTCTAATCATGTTCTTTTGTTCGTCTTTGAAAATACCATCGGCTCggtcgttcctttctttggTTACCTTGGCGGAGCTCCTGAGCTTCCGAAGAAAACGCTTCCTCTGCTCATTTGCATTCTGCGTGCGTGGTGCCAATGGATATGGGGATACACCTCTGGTGTGTGTAAGTGGATGGAAAGAGGTACACATCTTCCTTATGTGTAGCTAATCCATGGCGTTGTTTTGTCTGATCAGGTGTGAACATGGGGGAGGCGAATGTTCCCCAATCAAGCGTGTCGCCTCATCGCGCCTACCAAGTAGTTTTCATTCTTCGTTATCGTGGAGTACCTCTTAACGAAGGTGTTCCTGTAGTGCCTAAATTTGTACAACGCTGTCGTGTCGTAGGGGGGATCGATTTTGAGGGTGGTGTCCATTTGAATTTGCCTCTTCGTATTGGGGACAGGAGGAAGTGGTCATGAAAAGAGAGGTACACATGAGATGATTGGCGTGTGGTCTTCCGTCGACGCGAATAACAAGATACCACAGCGGTTATGTCGGGGGGACATCACCGTTTCTGGGGCGGCGTGCCTGCTCAGTGAACCCACTCACCTTCTCTGGAGCTTCCACAGTCGTGCAAATTTCACCTGTTTTGGTGAGTTTGATTGCCctctttaaattttcctttatctccATGAGGTTTTTAtccttaaggggggaaagaaaggggGAGAGGGTCCAGTGGAACAGACTAATCTGTGCGTTAGGGTAAAGTTAGCAAAATTAAGTTAGGTGTATCATGTTATTCACATCAGGTTTGCACATCCCGTGCTTGCCGCACCACCGCTCTGCAGCCGCTCCCTCTGTTACGTGCGCGCGTTGCCTCTCCACATCTTCCTTCAGCTGGGAAAGGTTAGCATGGACAGAGTTATAAAGGCTCTCTTTGTACagagaaataattttctgaaTAAGCTTATGATATTCATCAATCGTGACTGCAAAAATGTCTGCCACTCCTTGGATATAGCTGTGAACAAGTCGATACTTGTTTGTTAAACATATAATGATGTAGTCCATCATTTTTAGGTCCTGATACAGCTCGTCCATTTTGGTGTTGATGAAGGAGTTTGCACGTGAAGTTATAAATGTGGAcaagcttttttctttttcatattttttggtGTGTTCCTTTTGGGGATCCTCTACACGGGGAAGTCACCCACAGGAAGGAAGAGGGGAGAAGGAAGCTACAGAAATGGTGGATCCACAGAtaagtcttcccttttttttcatgaacCTATTAAAATggattacttttttttttttttttttttctttccttttttttttatttttttattttccctttctccgGTCGGCAACGGGGTTATGTGGAAAACAGACGCTAATGAACTTATCGGGaggggaggagaagaacGGGGACGTTCCCCTTTTATACAATGACATTTAGTTTAGAATTTTACCCAGGTGCACACATAGACAGGAATTGGATCTCACGTAGAGGGtggggggataaaaaaaaaaaaaaaagagagagtgCACAAAAACGCGGTAAGCATCGCGCGAAGGGGCACACATAGAGA is drawn from Plasmodium knowlesi strain H genome assembly, chromosome: 7 and contains these coding sequences:
- a CDS encoding zinc finger protein, putative, which codes for MLYKTQLCSFYAKGICARGNKCSWAHGELDVRPMPKFYKTRMCYTFLSGSYCEASKCTFAHTEEELRGSGKALRLCTKYFLDGYCAKADKCPMAHNINQLDPSVKFSSTELMNRMYNDEVDDEGEEPNFYQRKSNKKRDESGSNKGDNCSANINGGDPHKVRNNIYNVKDKEDISPDDNRNRYAVISHLEQVEKDAQCFHRNTFNFLKNHGKKTYSEYLLGESGEIERDAQKSRGAKGNSFSNMNFTPNGGFDQNEDVAKARESVSYREFTYDANSFGREGEGVPAKYFAYRLNGVGAMNGDHLGKANISSENQENGFSPTENVFLPSRDDFVCNFGTMNKLDKGNVHSSMGSNMGSNMGSNIIHNMNSNLKIDMLNGMERYKNLNLQAENYFFNNIKKKEYPENSLFDSNTTTYEQVKNGSNFYSDNMAYLNRTKENIDNCDDLGLRFNYNGCPAVQEDVGHGSGFHDVANSHNVNDAGDSICFSQEDSFNRFRLETLIQNMDNLSIAKKQMPTCPLMEEINGEGASDDQPKELKDTKEGEMTSEGDIYTGENINSEYNHSHEDYPEDNKAVLIKSKDLHSEGEQMYKGASLSKNIANNEFKKLILSDKNTNHGKEENGYYGKCHSGVGVSATNGANGFVGGGRYADLTSNELTNLCNPKNVQTKMTNLYSHQNNGAPNNSLGNVSSAHDQRKDAHYKLSNLYRKLNSQKNMTGVKTSQKESSNCNLPDVFNDQHYASANVFPSQGGVGEKTENYDTQAKKNFFNYINNFIEGGTTASRPIKMDKDRVIENEIGARVTVDSMFLTNGSEIPRGSCDSRDSLGKDTLMKNILMGKTNMYCSPNSNGVNEDEEGIKNRSSYNSRERNITKGDSEGELSRTEDLQKMIMNGYSNGIGSYNMGDFFFLKNDGDHLNGLTHPHGENIPQGITDSFADNMNLVDMAEVNYGSMSPSKVGFTRRTQEKNVGAEGGLLNGGSHNGGCGRGTQGENQNQGYRNDNCHAEHPHVGMYSYANHLMETHTSNSPLNQHIDSYEKAYKSDESFTNYVHNSGREVAKNNLVMKNGRRGENDENFSDGSIQDIKKNTRSYNPLTYRFSGLCECLARGEEELENAEEYEEVDEEKSSEEEKVVKEEREE
- a CDS encoding fumarate hydratase, putative — translated: MRNFTRILLCRSPSGKCLSKSAHLGGNHPFRFKKAHIKTLHNFLDVLEFEEGKEDDTEYRRIDELSKYIEVVKIKDSPINESKYYGYNFENEDNFFHPNGELKNLPEQVRQNEVERIKEYIHIPPFVLTKLCEYAFREILFFLNKKHLKQLSNILKDGESSKNDKYVAMTLIKNAVISAEQNLPGCQDTGTAIILGKKDEEILTTYEHKYLNLGVYNAYRNNNFRYSQLSPLSMFSEENTKNNLPCQIEIYSSVRGAKAHGVKTPPGVQLSASSTAPIDSSPKYELIFIAKGGGSANKTFLFQQTKSILNEDKLYDFLLEKIKEIGTSACPPYHLAVVIGGLSAEMNLKVVKLASCRYLDNLKKEGGGYGKAFRDTKSEEIILEKAQALGIGAQFGGKYFVHDVRVIRLPRHSASCPIGIGVSCSADRQIKCLINREGVFMEALEHDPIKYLPEITYNDLKQIGGVATRTGGDDHAKNETGEGLPGEGGVPINLNQPMESILKCLSEHPVSTLLLLSGKLIVARDTAHKRIVDDFVMRGIPIPEYFKKFPIYYAGPAKTPDNYASGSFGPTTAGRMDAYAEVLMKNGASLISLAKGNRSSVVRSACKKYHGFYLGSIGGPGAILAKKNIKKVEVIDFAELGMEAVHLIDVVDFPAFIVIDDKGNDFYNKWIPL